From Thalassospiraceae bacterium LMO-JJ14:
CAAACCGGCCGAAGATGCGACGGTCATCGATACGTCCGGGCTGGATGCCGATCAGGTATTCGAACAGGCCCGTCGGATCGTTGCCGCGAAACAGGCCTGAACTTCCCAATTGACCAGAACCGTCCGCAAAGGACGGCGCCACTGAACCGCCCAGGGATGCAAAAATCCCGTGGGTATATGTTGTTTGAAGACCGCCGGAACCAACCGGTCGGCCGGAAACGAAACTGAAGGATAATATACTTATGGCCAACACTGACGCCTCGAGCGAGGCTCCCGTAATTACTGAAGATTTCGCTGCCCTTTTGGATGAACAACTGGGCACAGAAGACGACGGCTTCGAAGGCCGCGTTCTTAAAGGCACCGTTATTTCCATCGATGGCGACGCCGTCGTGGTGGACGTGGGCCTCAAATCCGAAGGCCGCGTGCCGGTTAAGGAATTCGGCATTCCGGGCCGTGATCTGGATATCAAAGCGGGCGATGAAGTCGACGTTTTCGTCGAGCGCTATGAAGACCGTGACGGCGTTATCCGCCTCAGCCGCGAGAAAGCGCGCCGCGAGGAAGCCTGGGCCGACCTGGAAAAGGCATTTGCCAAGGCCGAGCGCGTCAACGGTGTCATCTTCGGCCGTGTCAAAGGTGGTTTCATCGTCGATCTTTCAGGCGCCGTGGCGTTCCTGCCGGGCAGCCAGGTCGATATCCGTCCGGTGCGCGACATTTCGCCGCTGATGGGGACCCCGCAGCCGTTCCAGATCCTGAAAATGGATCAGGCGCGCAACAACATCGTTGTGTCGCGCCGTGCGGTGCTTGAAGAAACCCGCTCCGAAGCCCGCTCCGAACTGATGCAGAACCTCGTTGAAGGCCAGGTTCTCGACGGTGTCGTCAAGAACATCACCGATTACGGCGCATTCGTCGATCTGGGTGGTGTCGATGGTCTGCTGCACGTCACGGATATTGCATGGAAGCGTATCAATCATCCGTCCGAAGCCCTGCAGGTTGGTGAAACCGTCAAGGTTCAGGTGATCCGTTTCAATTCCGAAACGCAGCGTATCTCGCTCGGCATGAAACAGCTCGAAGCCGATCCTTGGGAAGGCATCGAAGGCAAGTATCCGGTCGGCGCCAAGCTCAAGGGCCGCGTCACCAACATCACCGACTACGGCGCATTCGTTGAGTTGGAAGCCGGCGTTGAAGGTCTTGTCCACGTTTCCGAAATGAGCTGGACCAAGAAAAACGTGCATCCGGGCAAAATCGTTTCCACCTCGCAGGAAGTGGAAGTCATGGTGCTCGACACCGATCCGGAAAAGCGCCGTATCTCGCTTGGTCTGAAGCAGTGTATGGAAAATCCGTGGGCTGACTTCCTGACCAAGTTCCCGGTCGGATCCGAAGTCGAAGGCGAAGTCCGCAATATCACCGAATTCGGTCTGTTCATCGGTCTCGACGGCGATATCGACGGTATGGCGCACCTGTCCGATCTGAGCTGGGATAAATCCGGCGAGGAAGCTCTGGCCGATTACAACAAGGGTGACATGGTAAAAGCCAAGATTCTTGATGTAGACGTCGATAAAGAACGCATCTCGCTTGGTATCAAGCAGCTTACGGACGATCCTGTCGGTGGCGCGCTTGAAGGTGTGAAGAAGGGTGCCGTTGTTACCTGTACCGTGACGGAAGTTATGGACGGTGGCATCGAGGTCATGGTCAACGACACGGTGCCGGGCTTCATTCGCAAGTCCGATCTGTCGCGTGATCGTTCCGAACAGCGCCCCGACCGTTTCGCCGCCGGCGAAAAGGTCGATGCCAAGATCACGCAAGTCGACAAGAACGGTCGCCGTGTGACTCTCTCGATCAAGGCTCGCGAAGTCGAGGACGAGAAGAAGGCAATGGCCGAATACGGCTCCACCGACTCCGGCGCGACCCTGGGCGACATTCTGGGTGCTGCACTTGCCGGTAGCCAGGAAGCCGAAGCCCCGGCCGAGGAAGAAAAGCCGAAAAAGGCAGCTGCCAAAAAGAAAGCTGCCAAAGCCGATGAGCCGGCTGAAGAGGCCGCTTCCGAAGATGGCGAAGAAGCCAAGTCGGAAGACTGAGAAAAATACTAGAGACGACCGGACGGGCGGCAGCAATGCCGCCCGTTTCGTTTGCAGGCGCCGCCGAAATCATAATAATGAGGCCGCATGAGTACTGGCCTGGATAGTGACGCGCTGATCGCGCTCAGAAGACTTAGGCGCCATCTGACTTGGTGGCGGCTTTTGGCCGTTGCCGGATTTGCGCTGGCGATTTTTCTTTCCATTCGTGATGGTGGCGTTTTGCCGCCCGACGAGCATGTTGCCCGTGTGCCGATTGACGGCATCATCGTCGAGGACAGGGAATTCCTGTCCATGTTGGACACGATTGCCGAAGACACGCAGGTCAAGGCCGTGATTGCGGATATTTCCAGCCCCGGCGGGACCTTTACCGGCGGCGAGGCGGTCTATAACGCATTGCGCCGAATTTCCGAAAGCAAACCCGTCATCACCGTGATGGGCGGGATTGCCACCAGCGGCGCCTACATGGCGGCGATCGGGACCGACCGTATATACGCCGGTCATGGTACTATCACCGGGTCAATCGGCGTTATCATGCAATCGGCCGATGTCACGGGGTTGATGGATATGATAGGCGTCAAACCTGAAGTTATGAAAAGCGGAAAGTTAAAAGCGACCCCCAACCCTATGGAATCATTGACACCTTCAGCGCGCGAGCAATTGCAGGCGGTCATCGATGCACTGCATTTGCGGTTTATGGAAATGGTCGCCGAACGCCGTGGTTTAAGTGTCGACGAGGTGCGCAGCCGCACCGGTGACGGCGGCATCATGACCGGAGACGCGGCCTTGAAACTTGGACTGGTCGATGCCATCGGCGATATCAACAAGGCACGCTTATGGTTGGCATCGGAACGGGGTGTTTCCGAAGACCTGCCTTTGGTTGACTGGCAGCCGGATGACCCCCTGGCGTGGTGGCGCGACGGGGCCTCTTCACTCGCATCCGCTTTTTTTGGAAAATCACTTTTACCAGAACGACTTAGACTTGACGGCATTCAAGCCCTTTGGCACCCTTCTATGAGCGGGGAGCGATAATGGAGTCTTGCCGCGCATCTTGGGAGGATTGTCGGATATGACGAAATCTGAGCTCATCGCGAAACTGGCCGCTGACAATCCGCGCCTGTATCACCGCGAAGTGGAACGCATCGTCTCGACGATCTTCGAAGAAATTACCGCCGCTTTGTCGCGTGGTGATCGGGTCGAGCTTCGCGGCTTCGGCGCTTTCTCGGTCAAGGCGCGTCCGTCGCGCGTCGGGCGTAATCCACGCACTGGCGAGTCGGTGAGTGTTGACGAAAAATTCATTCCGTATTTCAAGACCGGCAAACAACTCCGCGAAAGACTGAACGGCGCCCAGTAAGCGGCGTTATGCCGTTCTTTTGACTGCAACAGGCGTTTTCTGGAGGTTTGGGCGTGAAGCGCATTTTGTCCTGGATCATCATGATCCCGTTTGCCTTGGTGGTGATCGTTTTTTCCGCTGTAAACCGCGAGCTCGTTACGTTGGATCTCTGGCCCTTGCCGCACGAGATCACGGTCCCCGTATTCACGCTTGTCCTTGCGGTCTTCATTTTCGGCTTCCTGTGGGGCGCTGTCGCCGCGTGGTCGTCCGCAGCGGGGAATCGCCGGCGGGCACGAAATGCGCAATGGCGCGCCGAAGCGGCGGAACGCGAGTTGCGCTCGTTGAACAATAAACTGCAGGAACGTGAGCGGGAACTTGAAAGCGCCCGCGATATACCCGGGGACAGCGACAAGAAACTTCCAGCCCCCGCATCCGGCGCCTGATAATCAATGCAATTCCTAGATGCCGCAGCAATGGCCCGCGCCTTGCCGTATGGGGCATTGGTTGATGCCATTGAGCGGGCATTTGCAGGCGGCGTCACAGTACCGGTCCGCGCACATCACAATGTACCTGTTCCGGATGGGCAGGATGCCACGATTTTGTTGATGCCGGCATGGTCCGATGACGGTTTCATCGGCGTCAAAACGGTGATCGTCGCGCCTGATAATGCGGCCAGATCCCTGCCTGCGGTACAGGCGACGTATCAGCTTTTCGAGCGCGAAACCGGCCGGCCCCTTGCACTGATGGACGGCCCGGAACTGACGGCGCGGCGCACGGCGTGTGCGTCGGCGCTGGCAGCGCGCTATCTGGCGCCCAGGGAAGCCAGCAAGCTTCTTATGATCGGCACCGGGGTTCTGGGCCATCATCTGCCGCTGGCGCACGCCGCGGTGCGGCCGATTTCAGAAGTTCGGGTCTGGGGCCGGAATGCCGAAAACGCCGAAAAAAGCGCGGCGGCGCTACGCGCCGCGGGTCTCGCTGCCAAAGCCGTGGAAGACCTCGCATCATCGGTTCACTGGGCTGATATTGTATCCGCGGCAACACTGGCCAAGCAGCCGATCATCAACGGGAACTGGCTCCGACCCGGTCAGCACATCGATCTGGTCGGGGCCTTCCGTCCGGATATGCGTGAAGCCGATGATACTGTGCTAAAACGCGCCCGTATTTTCTGTGATACCAAGGCCGGCGCCATGACGGAAGCCGGGGATTTGTCCGATCCGCTGGCTCGCCGTGTGATCGAAAACGCAGACGTGCTTGCCGATCTTTTTGATCTGGCGGACGGAAGCTATCGCTTCGAGCGACACGCCGACGACATCACCCTGTTCAAGTCCGCCGGTACGGCGATTGAGGATCTGGCCGCTGCCATGCTTGCCTACGGTCGCGAAGCGGGCTAAGAGAGCGCCATTATGAGCCTCTCGCCGACAGAACGTATCTATGTTGCGCTCGATACCCCCGATGTGAAAAAGGCGGTATCGCTTGCCGAAAAGCTTACCGGTCATGTCGGCGGGGTTAAGCTCGGCATGGAATTCTATTACGCCAATGGACCGGAAGGCGCACGTGCCGTCACGGACGTCGGCATGCCGTTGTTTCTGGACCTTAAATTCCACGATATCCCGAATACGGTGGCGGGAGCAGTGCGCTCGACGCTGGAATTGCATCCCGCGATCCTCAATGTGCATGCCCAGGGCGGTCCGGCGATGATGCGTGCCGCACAGGCGGCGCTTGATAATGCGGAAGGCATCAAGCCGCTGCTGATTGCCGTTACGGTCCTGACGTCGCTCAGTGACGATGATCTGGGTGAGACAGGCTATACGCTCAGCGCCGGTGATCTGGTAACGCGGCTCGCTAAATTAACGCAGGCATGCGGTCTCGGGGGCGTTGTCTGCAGCCCGCGTGAAATCAAGGCCATCCGTGCTGCCTGCGGCCCCGAATTCAAGTTGATCGTCCCGGGGATTCGCCCCGAGTGGGCCGACGCAGGCGACCAGAAGCGGATCACAACACCCGCTCAGGCGATCCGGGACGGCGCCGATTATATCGTTATCGGCCGTCCGATCACCGGTGCCGATGATCCACTGGACGCGGCTAAACGTATAGCTGACGAATTGGCGGGCCTTTAAGTCCCGCGGCTTCGCCGGCCGGAGATTAAAATGGACGCCATCGTCAAAATATGCGGACTTCGCGAGGCCGAACATGTCGACGCCGCCGTGGATGCCGGGGCGGGGTTGACGGGGTTTGTGTTTTTTCCGCCGTCCCCCAGAAACATCGCGATCGAAGAAGCGGCTGCGCTGACGCGGCGCGTACCCGCCGGGATCGGCAAAGTGGCGCTCACCGTCGATGCGGATGACGCTTTCCTTGCCCAGATCATCGCCGGTGCGAGGATCGATACGTTGCAATTGCACGGTTCGGAAACGGTTGCGCGGGTCCAACACATCAAATCCGTGTACAGCCTGCCGGTGATCAAGGCGCTGCCGGTTTCCAGCGCGGCGGATATTTCTGATGCCAGAGCCTATGAAGAGCATGCCGACATGCTGCTGTTCGATGCGAAACCGCCGAAGGATGCGACACGGCCGGGCGGCAATGCGGAAAGCTTCGACTGGACGCTTTTGCAGGGCATCTCGTTTCGTGTGCCGTGGTTGTTGGCCGGCGGCCTCAACCCGGAAAATGTCGCCGAAGCCCTTAGCATCACGAAGGCGCCGATGGTCGATGTTTCCAGCGGTGTCGAGACAGCGCCGGGGCAAAAAAGCGCTCGGAAAATCCGTGACTTTATCTCCGCTGTACAAGCCGGCTGAGACCTTTCCGGCAGCGTGAAAACACGAGAAACCCCTGTTAAACCGGGTGCTCAAGAGCTAAATTGCGGCGCTGAGGAAGGGACCTGTCATGAACAAGTTGAACACACTGCGCTCCGGCGTCGACGAGAACGGCCATTTCGGCATCTACGGCGGACGTTTTGTCGCCGAAACTCTGATGCCGCTGATCCTGGATGTGGAAAAAGCCTGGGAACATGCCCGCCACGACGATGAATTCTGGGCCGAGTTCGACTATCTGATGAAGCATTACGTCGGCCGTCCGTCGCCGCTGTATTACGCCGAACGTCTGAGTGAACACTTCGGCGGCGCCAAGGTCTTTTTCAAGCGCGACGAGCTGAACCATACCGGTGCACACAAGA
This genomic window contains:
- the rpsA gene encoding 30S ribosomal protein S1 → MANTDASSEAPVITEDFAALLDEQLGTEDDGFEGRVLKGTVISIDGDAVVVDVGLKSEGRVPVKEFGIPGRDLDIKAGDEVDVFVERYEDRDGVIRLSREKARREEAWADLEKAFAKAERVNGVIFGRVKGGFIVDLSGAVAFLPGSQVDIRPVRDISPLMGTPQPFQILKMDQARNNIVVSRRAVLEETRSEARSELMQNLVEGQVLDGVVKNITDYGAFVDLGGVDGLLHVTDIAWKRINHPSEALQVGETVKVQVIRFNSETQRISLGMKQLEADPWEGIEGKYPVGAKLKGRVTNITDYGAFVELEAGVEGLVHVSEMSWTKKNVHPGKIVSTSQEVEVMVLDTDPEKRRISLGLKQCMENPWADFLTKFPVGSEVEGEVRNITEFGLFIGLDGDIDGMAHLSDLSWDKSGEEALADYNKGDMVKAKILDVDVDKERISLGIKQLTDDPVGGALEGVKKGAVVTCTVTEVMDGGIEVMVNDTVPGFIRKSDLSRDRSEQRPDRFAAGEKVDAKITQVDKNGRRVTLSIKAREVEDEKKAMAEYGSTDSGATLGDILGAALAGSQEAEAPAEEEKPKKAAAKKKAAKADEPAEEAASEDGEEAKSED
- the sppA gene encoding signal peptide peptidase SppA, translated to MSTGLDSDALIALRRLRRHLTWWRLLAVAGFALAIFLSIRDGGVLPPDEHVARVPIDGIIVEDREFLSMLDTIAEDTQVKAVIADISSPGGTFTGGEAVYNALRRISESKPVITVMGGIATSGAYMAAIGTDRIYAGHGTITGSIGVIMQSADVTGLMDMIGVKPEVMKSGKLKATPNPMESLTPSAREQLQAVIDALHLRFMEMVAERRGLSVDEVRSRTGDGGIMTGDAALKLGLVDAIGDINKARLWLASERGVSEDLPLVDWQPDDPLAWWRDGASSLASAFFGKSLLPERLRLDGIQALWHPSMSGER
- the ihfB gene encoding integration host factor subunit beta, which translates into the protein MTKSELIAKLAADNPRLYHREVERIVSTIFEEITAALSRGDRVELRGFGAFSVKARPSRVGRNPRTGESVSVDEKFIPYFKTGKQLRERLNGAQ
- a CDS encoding LapA family protein translates to MKRILSWIIMIPFALVVIVFSAVNRELVTLDLWPLPHEITVPVFTLVLAVFIFGFLWGAVAAWSSAAGNRRRARNAQWRAEAAERELRSLNNKLQERERELESARDIPGDSDKKLPAPASGA
- a CDS encoding ornithine cyclodeaminase family protein is translated as MQFLDAAAMARALPYGALVDAIERAFAGGVTVPVRAHHNVPVPDGQDATILLMPAWSDDGFIGVKTVIVAPDNAARSLPAVQATYQLFERETGRPLALMDGPELTARRTACASALAARYLAPREASKLLMIGTGVLGHHLPLAHAAVRPISEVRVWGRNAENAEKSAAALRAAGLAAKAVEDLASSVHWADIVSAATLAKQPIINGNWLRPGQHIDLVGAFRPDMREADDTVLKRARIFCDTKAGAMTEAGDLSDPLARRVIENADVLADLFDLADGSYRFERHADDITLFKSAGTAIEDLAAAMLAYGREAG
- the pyrF gene encoding orotidine-5'-phosphate decarboxylase, which translates into the protein MSLSPTERIYVALDTPDVKKAVSLAEKLTGHVGGVKLGMEFYYANGPEGARAVTDVGMPLFLDLKFHDIPNTVAGAVRSTLELHPAILNVHAQGGPAMMRAAQAALDNAEGIKPLLIAVTVLTSLSDDDLGETGYTLSAGDLVTRLAKLTQACGLGGVVCSPREIKAIRAACGPEFKLIVPGIRPEWADAGDQKRITTPAQAIRDGADYIVIGRPITGADDPLDAAKRIADELAGL
- a CDS encoding phosphoribosylanthranilate isomerase — translated: MDAIVKICGLREAEHVDAAVDAGAGLTGFVFFPPSPRNIAIEEAAALTRRVPAGIGKVALTVDADDAFLAQIIAGARIDTLQLHGSETVARVQHIKSVYSLPVIKALPVSSAADISDARAYEEHADMLLFDAKPPKDATRPGGNAESFDWTLLQGISFRVPWLLAGGLNPENVAEALSITKAPMVDVSSGVETAPGQKSARKIRDFISAVQAG